The following coding sequences are from one Chanos chanos chromosome 12, fChaCha1.1, whole genome shotgun sequence window:
- the LOC115824719 gene encoding CD209 antigen-like protein E, protein MFHGERCYHFSTAEMKWTESQNYCVTKGGQLVIIRSKEEQDFLHVNTGDKSHWIGLNDMETEGRWVWVNKQTLDETGVKFWRKRENKKGEPDNWTYDDASGEDCASLGGDNGGTDVWYDSSCKKVKRCVCEKKMT, encoded by the exons ATGTTTCATGGTGAGAGGTGTTACCACTTCTCCACCGCAGAAATGAAATGGACCGAGAGTCAGAATTACTGTGTAACAAAAGGAGGTCAGCTGGTGATAATCAGGAGCAAAGAGGAGCAG GATTTTTTGCATGTAAATACTGGGGACAAGTCACACTGGATAGGACTGAATGACATGGAGACTGAGGGACGCTGGGTGTGGGTGAACAAGCAGACTCTCGATGAGACAGGAGTAAA ATTTTGGCgtaaaagggaaaacaaaaaaggtgaGCCTGATAACTGGACCTATGACGATGCTTCTGGAGAGGACTGTGCAAGTCTTGGAGGTGACAATGGTGGGACAGATGTGTGGTATGATTCTTCAtgtaaaaaagtgaaaagatgtgtttgtgagaagaAGATGACTTGA
- the LOC115824720 gene encoding CD209 antigen-like protein E has protein sequence MFHGGRCYHFSTAEMNWAESQNYCVTKGGQLVIIRSKEEQDFLHRNTEDKSHWIGLNDLETEGHWVWVNNQTLDETGVQFWRKREGETDEPDNWTYENASGEDCASLGNESGGTDVWYDSSCTKEKKSICEKRTAEVFSVF, from the exons ATGTTTCATGGTGGGAGGTGTTACCACTTCTCCACCGCAGAAATGAACTGGGCCGAGAGTCAGAATTACTGTGTAACAAAAGGAGGTCAGCTGGTGATAATCAGGAGCAAAGAGGAGCAG GATTTTTTGCATAGAAATACTGAGGACAAGTCACACTGGATAGGACTGAATGACCTGGAGACTGAGGGACACTGGGTGTGGGTGAACAACCAGACTCTCGATGAGACAGGAGTACA GTTTTGGCGTAAAAGGGAGGGTGAAACTGATGAGCCTGATAACTGGACCTACGAGAATGCTTCTGGAGAGGACTGTGCAAGTCTTGGAAATGAAAGTGGTGGGACAGATGTGTGGTATGATTCTTCAtgtacaaaagagaaaaaaagtatttgtgaAAAGAGGACAGCTGAAGTCTTCTCAGTCTTTTGA